A section of the Macaca thibetana thibetana isolate TM-01 chromosome 10, ASM2454274v1, whole genome shotgun sequence genome encodes:
- the LOC126929164 gene encoding uncharacterized protein LOC126929164, which yields MFRPSWRAWQGEGSGICLLSVSTMEGGGVGKAPAQPEALRSAFENFHAEQNCAWAFHTSQDALTAKPHRRGPQGGLEVHEVPRDDLKPHMDALAPQHQRETPPRRRQWRVPCFK from the exons ATGTTTCGCCCGAGCTGGAGGGCCTGGCAAGGAGAGGGCTCTGGGATATGTTTGTTGAGTGTATCCACGATGGAAGGAGGTGGAGTGGGGAAAGCTCCAGCCCAGCCAGAGGCCCTTCGAAGCGCCTTTGAAAACTTTCAT GCTGAGCAGAACTGTGCTTGGGCCTTCCACACCAGTCAAGATGCCCTCACAGCAAAGCCCCACCGAAGGGGCCCACAGGGTGGACTCGAGGTACATGAAGTCCCAAGAGATGACTTGAAGCCCCACATGGATGCCCTGGCTCCCCAGCACCAGAGGGAGACACCCCCTCGCCGAAGACAGTGGCGAGTGCCATGCTTCAAGTAA